A window of uncultured Draconibacterium sp. contains these coding sequences:
- a CDS encoding alpha/beta hydrolase encodes MIETQNVPEPINAAGVRATYANEKYGSHERNSFDIWLADSEEPTPLVIYIHGGGFIGGDKSRYYDSEDWVRFLEAGVSIAAINYRFMNQAPYGILASMNDSKRCLQYIRYNAKKYNVDTNRIACTGGSAGAGTSLWLAFSDDMADLNSSDPVLRESTTISCAGAFATQSTYDILRWPELLNLPLNQTPEEKQVIARAFGLKSADGIDLFQQSEIRKELDFLGKMSSTAAPFFVYNRREGGIPTNEDELQHHPVHAKRLKEQAEKVGAEAIVYAPAIGIVDESGLDLVDFFLEKL; translated from the coding sequence ATGATTGAAACACAAAACGTTCCGGAGCCTATAAATGCGGCAGGAGTAAGGGCAACCTACGCCAACGAAAAATACGGTTCTCACGAAAGAAATAGTTTTGATATCTGGTTGGCAGATTCGGAAGAACCAACACCACTTGTAATATATATTCATGGAGGTGGTTTTATCGGTGGCGACAAATCGAGATACTACGACTCAGAAGATTGGGTGCGTTTTCTCGAAGCAGGTGTTTCTATTGCTGCCATTAATTATCGGTTTATGAACCAGGCGCCCTATGGGATTTTGGCCAGCATGAACGACTCCAAGAGGTGTCTTCAATACATTCGGTACAATGCGAAGAAGTACAACGTTGATACAAACAGAATTGCGTGTACCGGAGGATCAGCAGGAGCCGGAACATCATTGTGGCTGGCTTTTTCGGATGATATGGCTGATTTAAACAGCAGTGATCCGGTTTTGCGCGAATCAACAACTATTTCCTGTGCCGGTGCTTTTGCAACCCAATCGACCTATGATATTTTACGCTGGCCTGAATTGTTGAATCTTCCTTTAAATCAAACTCCCGAAGAAAAGCAGGTTATTGCCAGGGCTTTTGGGCTGAAATCGGCAGATGGAATTGACTTGTTTCAACAATCTGAAATTCGTAAAGAACTTGATTTTTTAGGAAAAATGAGTAGTACGGCAGCGCCGTTTTTTGTGTACAATCGCAGGGAGGGTGGTATTCCTACAAACGAGGACGAATTGCAACACCATCCGGTGCATGCCAAACGTTTAAAAGAACAAGCCGAAAAGGTTGGAGCCGAAGCAATTGTTTATGCTCCGGCAATTGGAATTGTCGACGAGTCGGGCTTGGATTTGGTTGATTTCTTTTTAGAGAAGTTATAA
- a CDS encoding GntR family transcriptional regulator: MDNIPQYRKLYEILRKHIIKGVYTEGDLLPSENELCAVHEMTRPTVRHALETLVKDGLITKKQGKGSIVRKPSQNIGILSIAGTASAVGVRYLKTDILQKPVIQTWPDNFPFELSELEQESGCIYMERLRYVDDEPVFYDVNHLPNIYLPRITQRSFENKSLFEILRKYYQIEIMGGEQKLKAVKPTVQLRQLLHLKPGQPVLYIERKLHTNKADFNIYSTIYFNSDKHAIYGNF; this comes from the coding sequence ATGGATAACATACCGCAATACCGAAAATTATACGAGATACTACGAAAACACATTATAAAAGGTGTTTATACCGAAGGAGATTTGCTGCCGTCGGAGAATGAACTTTGTGCAGTGCATGAAATGACACGCCCTACGGTGCGGCATGCGTTGGAAACACTGGTGAAAGATGGTTTAATTACAAAAAAGCAGGGGAAAGGCAGCATTGTTCGAAAACCGTCGCAAAACATTGGGATTTTGTCTATTGCCGGAACGGCTTCGGCGGTGGGAGTACGTTATTTAAAAACCGACATTCTGCAAAAACCTGTGATACAAACTTGGCCCGATAATTTTCCGTTTGAACTTTCGGAGCTGGAGCAGGAGTCGGGTTGTATTTACATGGAACGTTTGCGTTATGTCGATGACGAACCTGTTTTTTACGATGTAAACCACCTTCCCAATATTTATCTTCCGCGAATTACACAGCGTTCGTTTGAGAATAAGTCTTTGTTTGAAATCCTTCGTAAATATTATCAGATTGAGATTATGGGAGGCGAGCAAAAATTAAAAGCTGTAAAACCGACTGTTCAGTTGCGGCAGCTGCTTCATTTAAAACCCGGTCAGCCGGTTCTTTATATCGAACGTAAACTTCATACAAATAAGGCTGATTTTAATATTTATTCAACCATTTATTTTAATTCCGACAAACACGCCATTTACGGCAACTTTTAA
- a CDS encoding transaldolase family protein — MIYLADTADIEALKKLYSFFPLAGVTTNPTILKQSGLKLSKAIAEVINIVGKGMIHVQVLSNRADEMVAEAKKYKEYFDLGNNYYAKIPVSVEGYKAMQMLKDAGINVTATAIFTQQQALVASRAGADFVAPYVSRLDNISSHGIEVVADIVTNTVEFDLPTKVLAASFKTVDQIYRVSMAGAQSATIGPDLLMQLVAHPMTDISIAQFEIDGKDLYDIV; from the coding sequence ATGATTTATTTGGCAGACACCGCAGACATTGAAGCATTAAAGAAGTTATACAGCTTTTTCCCTTTAGCAGGAGTAACCACAAATCCGACCATTTTAAAACAGTCGGGATTAAAACTCTCAAAAGCAATTGCTGAAGTTATAAACATAGTTGGCAAAGGAATGATCCACGTTCAGGTACTGTCTAACCGCGCTGATGAAATGGTAGCAGAAGCAAAAAAATACAAGGAATATTTCGACCTTGGAAACAACTATTACGCAAAAATTCCGGTATCGGTTGAAGGTTACAAAGCCATGCAAATGTTAAAAGACGCAGGAATTAATGTAACTGCAACTGCAATTTTTACGCAACAGCAAGCTTTGGTGGCATCACGTGCAGGTGCCGATTTTGTTGCTCCTTATGTTAGCCGTCTCGACAACATTTCGTCGCACGGAATTGAAGTAGTTGCCGATATTGTTACCAACACTGTTGAGTTTGATTTGCCAACAAAAGTTTTGGCTGCCAGTTTTAAAACGGTTGACCAGATTTACCGTGTAAGTATGGCCGGTGCACAATCGGCAACCATTGGACCCGATTTATTGATGCAGCTGGTTGCCCACCCTATGACAGATATTAGTATTGCTCAGTTTGAGATAGACGGTAAAGATTTATACGACATTGTTTAA
- a CDS encoding thiamine pyrophosphate-dependent enzyme, protein MPKVQYINPDDVRKPGQIEFKPIPVNQYSKTVEEEKENFSNEDLVRIYHDMVVIREFETMLNLIKTQGVYNGVEYNHPGPAHLSIGQEAAAVGMAYTLGVEDFIFGSHRSHGEILAKGLSAIDKLSDEQLVEIMDTHFNGETAAPVKAGHKGTTKELAIKFLIYGTLAEVFARKTGFNKGLGGSMHAFFTPFGVYPNNAIVGGSGDISVGAALYKKVNRKPGIVVANIGDASMACGPVWEGLAFASMDQFTELWEGDMKGGLPLIVNIMNNQYGMGGQTCGETMGYDVAARIGAGVNRDQMHAERVDGYNPLAVIDAYKRKKKILEEKRGPVLLDVLTYRYSGHSPSDASSYRSKEEVEAWEAQDSIVWFGKELVKAGVATEAQLEAIKAETTELITSSMKLAIDDEVSPLMDVKTQPNLIGEMMFSNQSVDKMEDRPVEVNHPMEENPRVKSLKSKERFMFDKDGKPFSKIKTYGLKDGLFEAIVDRFYKDPTLIAYGEENRDWGGAFAVYRGLTEALPYNRLFNSPISEASIVGTAIGYAMCGGRVIPEIMYCDFLGRAGDEVFNQLPKWQAMSGNVLKMPVVIRVSVGSKYGAQHSQDWTALAAHIPGLKVVFPVSPYDAKGLMNTALQGTDPVIFFESQRLYDIGEQFHEGGVPEEYYEIPFGEPDVKKEGKDVTILTIGATLYRALDAAKELEEKYGLSAEVIDSRCMVPFNYEPVIESVKKTGRIIISGDASARGSFLRDMASNITELAFDYLDAPPVVVGSRNWITPAYELEDVFFPQASWIIDAIHEKMLPLEGHVCKSDFTEAEQLDRNARGI, encoded by the coding sequence ATGCCAAAAGTACAATATATTAACCCGGATGATGTTCGTAAACCGGGACAGATAGAATTCAAACCAATTCCTGTAAATCAATACAGCAAAACGGTTGAAGAGGAAAAAGAGAATTTCTCGAACGAAGATTTGGTTCGCATTTACCACGATATGGTAGTAATTCGCGAATTCGAAACCATGTTAAACCTGATTAAAACACAGGGTGTTTACAATGGTGTTGAATACAATCATCCCGGCCCAGCTCACCTTTCAATCGGACAGGAAGCTGCGGCTGTTGGTATGGCTTACACTTTGGGAGTTGAAGATTTTATCTTTGGTTCGCACCGTAGCCATGGCGAAATTCTTGCAAAAGGATTGTCGGCAATCGATAAATTAAGCGACGAGCAGTTGGTTGAGATTATGGACACTCACTTTAATGGCGAAACTGCTGCTCCGGTAAAAGCGGGTCACAAAGGCACAACAAAAGAGCTGGCTATTAAATTCCTGATTTATGGAACACTGGCCGAGGTTTTTGCACGCAAAACAGGTTTCAACAAAGGTTTAGGTGGTTCAATGCACGCCTTTTTTACTCCATTTGGAGTGTACCCAAACAACGCAATTGTAGGTGGTTCGGGTGACATTTCGGTTGGTGCTGCCTTGTACAAAAAAGTAAACCGTAAACCGGGTATTGTGGTTGCCAACATCGGCGATGCTTCAATGGCTTGTGGCCCTGTTTGGGAAGGTTTGGCTTTTGCCTCGATGGACCAGTTTACCGAACTTTGGGAAGGCGACATGAAAGGTGGCTTACCACTAATTGTAAACATTATGAACAACCAGTACGGAATGGGTGGACAAACTTGTGGCGAGACCATGGGTTACGATGTTGCTGCTCGTATTGGTGCAGGTGTTAATCGCGACCAAATGCACGCCGAGCGTGTTGACGGTTACAATCCGCTTGCTGTAATTGATGCATACAAACGCAAAAAGAAAATTCTGGAAGAAAAACGAGGCCCTGTTTTATTGGACGTGTTAACATACCGTTACAGCGGCCACTCTCCTTCCGATGCGTCTTCGTATCGTTCGAAAGAGGAAGTGGAAGCCTGGGAAGCACAGGATTCAATTGTTTGGTTTGGCAAAGAATTGGTAAAAGCCGGCGTTGCTACCGAAGCTCAACTGGAAGCCATTAAAGCCGAAACAACCGAATTGATCACCAGTTCGATGAAGTTGGCCATCGACGATGAAGTATCTCCATTGATGGATGTTAAAACTCAACCCAATTTAATTGGAGAAATGATGTTTAGCAACCAGAGTGTTGATAAAATGGAAGACCGCCCGGTTGAGGTAAATCATCCGATGGAAGAAAATCCACGGGTTAAATCGTTAAAAAGCAAAGAACGGTTTATGTTCGATAAAGACGGTAAACCTTTCTCAAAAATTAAAACATACGGATTAAAAGATGGTCTTTTTGAAGCCATTGTTGATCGTTTTTACAAAGACCCAACTTTAATTGCTTACGGTGAAGAAAACCGTGACTGGGGTGGTGCATTTGCCGTTTACCGCGGATTAACCGAAGCTCTGCCTTACAATCGTTTATTCAACTCACCCATTTCGGAGGCATCGATTGTGGGTACTGCCATTGGTTATGCCATGTGCGGTGGCCGCGTAATTCCTGAAATTATGTATTGCGACTTCCTGGGTCGTGCCGGTGACGAAGTTTTCAACCAACTTCCAAAATGGCAGGCCATGAGTGGAAACGTATTGAAAATGCCGGTTGTAATCCGCGTTTCAGTAGGTTCGAAATATGGTGCGCAACACTCACAAGACTGGACAGCTTTGGCTGCCCACATTCCCGGATTAAAAGTTGTATTCCCGGTTTCGCCATACGATGCAAAAGGTTTGATGAACACCGCATTGCAGGGAACCGACCCGGTAATTTTCTTTGAAAGCCAGCGTTTGTACGACATTGGCGAGCAATTTCACGAAGGTGGTGTGCCTGAAGAATATTACGAAATTCCGTTTGGCGAGCCGGATGTGAAAAAAGAAGGAAAAGATGTTACCATTTTAACCATAGGAGCAACACTTTACCGCGCATTGGATGCAGCAAAAGAACTGGAAGAAAAATACGGATTGTCAGCTGAGGTAATCGATTCAAGATGTATGGTTCCGTTTAACTACGAGCCGGTAATCGAGTCGGTTAAAAAGACCGGACGTATTATTATTTCGGGCGATGCATCGGCACGTGGTTCGTTCTTGCGCGATATGGCCTCGAACATTACCGAGTTGGCATTCGATTATTTAGATGCTCCGCCGGTAGTAGTTGGTTCGCGCAACTGGATAACTCCTGCTTACGAACTGGAAGATGTTTTCTTCCCGCAAGCAAGCTGGATCATCGACGCCATCCACGAAAAAATGCTTCCATTGGAAGGACATGTATGCAAAAGTGATTTTACCGAAGCGGAACAATTGGACAGGAACGCAAGAGGTATTTAA
- a CDS encoding dihydrolipoamide acetyltransferase family protein gives MAVPVIMPRQGQSVESCILGQWYKEVGEEVSEGDILFSYETDKASFEEEAKENGVLLATFFEEGDEIPVLENVAVIGKAGESFDQFKPGAETAKEAPAEEVVEEAPKVIEFEMEETSSDARIRISPLAKKMAEKMGVDIKAVKGSGPHGRIIAQDIEKAAQSVEAPVPVAAAPAPVPKAAPVAKAAPAPAVLESGDDYEVKAIPNIRKLIATAMHQSLQNSAQLTHHMSADARQLMKLRKKFKKQLADGEIKQNVTINDLVCFAVIRALEKFPQVNTQYFGNQMKWFSKVHLGLAVDTERGLMVPALKNADDLSITGLSGQLKQLSTAARNGNVNPDLLNPAAASFTVSNLGNYGVEMFTPVINLPQTAILGVCTIVPRPKEIEEGVYGFVPMMGLSLTYDHQALDGGEATLFLAEIKNQIENLVV, from the coding sequence ATGGCAGTACCTGTAATCATGCCTCGTCAAGGACAATCGGTTGAATCGTGCATTCTTGGACAATGGTATAAAGAGGTAGGCGAAGAGGTGAGCGAAGGCGATATTCTTTTCTCCTACGAAACAGACAAAGCTTCTTTTGAGGAAGAAGCCAAAGAAAATGGAGTGCTTCTGGCAACTTTTTTTGAGGAAGGTGACGAGATTCCCGTTCTGGAAAACGTTGCCGTAATCGGAAAAGCAGGTGAATCATTCGACCAATTTAAACCTGGTGCCGAAACAGCAAAAGAAGCTCCTGCAGAAGAAGTAGTTGAAGAAGCTCCAAAAGTGATTGAGTTTGAAATGGAAGAAACTTCTTCTGATGCAAGAATCCGTATTTCTCCACTGGCTAAAAAAATGGCTGAGAAAATGGGAGTTGACATTAAAGCCGTTAAAGGCTCAGGCCCACACGGAAGAATTATTGCCCAGGACATTGAAAAAGCAGCACAATCAGTTGAAGCACCTGTACCAGTTGCAGCAGCTCCAGCGCCTGTACCAAAAGCAGCACCGGTTGCAAAAGCAGCACCTGCTCCTGCCGTTCTTGAATCGGGTGACGATTACGAAGTAAAAGCCATTCCAAACATCCGTAAATTAATTGCAACTGCAATGCACCAGAGTCTTCAGAACTCGGCTCAGCTAACACACCACATGAGTGCCGATGCGCGTCAGCTGATGAAATTGCGCAAGAAATTCAAAAAACAACTGGCCGATGGTGAGATCAAACAAAATGTGACCATCAACGACCTGGTATGTTTTGCAGTAATTCGTGCTCTTGAGAAATTCCCGCAGGTAAACACGCAATACTTTGGCAACCAAATGAAATGGTTCAGCAAAGTACACCTTGGATTGGCCGTGGATACCGAACGTGGATTAATGGTTCCTGCCCTTAAAAATGCCGACGATCTTTCAATTACCGGTCTTTCGGGTCAGTTAAAACAATTGTCGACTGCAGCACGCAACGGAAATGTAAATCCTGATTTATTAAATCCGGCTGCCGCTTCATTTACGGTTTCTAACCTTGGAAATTACGGTGTTGAAATGTTTACTCCGGTAATCAATTTGCCACAAACAGCAATTTTGGGTGTTTGTACAATTGTTCCGCGTCCGAAAGAAATTGAAGAGGGTGTTTACGGATTTGTTCCGATGATGGGACTTTCGTTAACCTACGATCATCAAGCATTAGACGGTGGCGAAGCAACACTTTTCCTTGCAGAAATTAAGAATCAAATAGAGAATTTAGTAGTTTAA
- a CDS encoding SDR family NAD(P)-dependent oxidoreductase, which produces MNQGIKDLVEISQFYGSNKAMVIAGGGNTSYKTEDKLWVKASGFALSTITEEGFAVMDRKKLAKISENEYSSDSFERESQIKDDLADATITKDKRPSVETSFHDAINYKFVIHLHPTLVNGIMCSNKAEELVQPVFGEEAVYIPYIDPGYILFKAVEAKIIEFRAAKGYDPKVILLQNHGIFVSADTTQEVIDIYDEIIANIEKEITTPVDNAVLPVTEHVVEVVPAIRALVSTEGLKTIKVTNSALVEKFNCCAESFEKVNYPFTPDLIVYCKSKYIYIDEISSPEATIEAFKTKYEAFVANNGFAPKVVFIKGIGMLSIGDNAAQSNIIKEVFEDAMKISWLSESFGGQHFMTAEQINFIDTWEVENYRRKVSAGAAAGRVENKISIVTGAAQGFGEGIARVMKENGSNIVVADLNETVGEATAASFNEIKNSSRAIFVKSNVADMDSLKNLMHQTVCEFGGLDVFVSNAGILRAGGLDEMTPENFDLVTKINYNAYFYCTKAAAPIMKLQNKYNAALYADVIQINSKSGLAGSKKNFAYAGGKFGGIGLTQSFALELAPDRIKVNSVCPGNFYEGPLWSDPENGLFVQYLNAGKVPGAKTIDDVKAFYLAQVPLGKGCSPVDVAKAVFYVIDQENETGQAIPVSGGQIMLN; this is translated from the coding sequence ATGAATCAAGGAATTAAAGACTTAGTAGAAATATCACAATTCTACGGATCCAATAAAGCAATGGTAATTGCCGGCGGTGGCAACACATCATACAAAACGGAAGATAAACTTTGGGTAAAAGCAAGTGGTTTTGCCTTATCAACAATTACAGAAGAAGGTTTTGCGGTAATGGATCGTAAAAAACTGGCCAAAATTTCGGAAAACGAATACAGCTCTGATTCATTCGAGCGCGAAAGCCAGATCAAAGACGATTTAGCGGATGCAACCATTACAAAAGACAAACGCCCTTCGGTTGAAACATCTTTTCACGATGCCATCAATTATAAATTTGTTATTCACCTGCACCCCACTTTGGTAAACGGAATTATGTGCAGCAATAAAGCCGAAGAACTGGTTCAACCTGTTTTTGGCGAAGAAGCGGTTTACATTCCATACATCGATCCGGGCTACATTTTATTTAAAGCAGTTGAAGCAAAAATCATAGAATTCAGAGCGGCAAAAGGTTACGATCCAAAGGTTATTCTGCTTCAGAATCATGGTATTTTTGTGAGTGCCGACACAACTCAGGAGGTTATTGATATTTACGATGAGATTATTGCCAACATCGAAAAAGAAATTACAACACCTGTTGATAATGCAGTACTTCCGGTTACTGAACACGTGGTTGAAGTTGTTCCTGCCATTCGTGCTCTTGTATCAACCGAAGGATTAAAAACGATTAAAGTTACCAACTCTGCATTGGTTGAGAAATTTAATTGTTGTGCAGAATCATTCGAAAAAGTGAATTATCCTTTCACTCCCGATTTGATTGTTTACTGCAAATCGAAATACATTTACATCGACGAAATTTCATCACCGGAAGCTACAATTGAAGCTTTCAAAACAAAATACGAAGCCTTTGTCGCCAACAATGGTTTTGCACCCAAAGTAGTATTTATAAAAGGCATTGGAATGCTTTCGATTGGTGACAATGCAGCACAATCAAACATTATTAAAGAGGTTTTTGAAGATGCAATGAAAATTTCGTGGTTGTCGGAATCGTTTGGTGGACAGCATTTCATGACTGCTGAACAGATCAACTTTATCGATACCTGGGAAGTAGAAAACTACCGCCGCAAAGTATCGGCCGGTGCTGCTGCCGGACGTGTTGAAAACAAAATTTCGATTGTTACCGGAGCAGCACAGGGATTTGGCGAAGGAATTGCACGCGTAATGAAAGAAAACGGGTCGAACATTGTTGTGGCCGACCTGAATGAAACTGTTGGTGAAGCAACCGCGGCATCTTTCAACGAAATTAAAAATAGTAGTCGTGCCATTTTTGTAAAATCCAATGTTGCCGATATGGATTCATTAAAAAACCTGATGCACCAAACGGTTTGTGAATTTGGCGGACTGGATGTTTTTGTAAGTAATGCAGGTATTTTACGTGCGGGAGGATTGGATGAAATGACACCCGAGAACTTTGATTTGGTAACCAAAATCAATTACAACGCTTATTTCTATTGCACAAAGGCTGCCGCTCCTATTATGAAACTTCAGAATAAATACAACGCGGCCTTGTATGCCGATGTTATTCAAATCAATTCAAAATCGGGACTGGCAGGAAGCAAGAAAAACTTTGCCTACGCAGGTGGAAAATTCGGAGGTATTGGGTTAACTCAGTCGTTTGCTTTGGAATTGGCACCCGACAGAATTAAAGTGAACTCAGTTTGTCCGGGCAACTTCTACGAAGGTCCGCTTTGGAGCGATCCTGAAAATGGATTGTTTGTTCAGTATTTAAATGCCGGAAAAGTTCCGGGAGCAAAAACCATCGACGATGTAAAAGCATTTTACCTGGCGCAGGTTCCGCTTGGCAAAGGTTGTTCGCCAGTTGATGTGGCAAAAGCTGTTTTTTACGTCATCGATCAGGAAAACGAAACCGGCCAGGCCATTCCGGTAAGTGGCGGACAAATCATGTTAAACTAA
- a CDS encoding M23 family metallopeptidase: MQKLVVFISLLIAIVQTVGAQYVNTDELVIVPGTTHPVSLKKYTLVHDSIKDLNKGYLADFLIPGNHGYIISQFGPRSGRMHYGTDIKMDRGDTIVASQSGTVVRAGWGTGWGNLIVLQHKNNIETYYAHQTRFLVKEGDWVQKGEPIGLAGSTGRARGVHLHFEMREDGQAFDPELVFDFKNEKIREDAFEMETLLALHKKLKPKGYSTNVAVPEFYKVRSGDSLWVISRKFKTPINEICRLNRISENSTLQIGQPLKLY; the protein is encoded by the coding sequence ATGCAGAAATTAGTAGTTTTTATCTCCTTACTGATAGCAATTGTACAAACAGTTGGTGCGCAGTATGTAAATACCGACGAGTTGGTGATTGTTCCGGGCACTACTCATCCGGTAAGTCTGAAAAAATATACTTTGGTACACGACAGTATAAAGGATCTGAATAAAGGATATTTAGCCGATTTTCTTATTCCCGGGAATCATGGATACATTATTAGTCAATTTGGGCCGCGCTCGGGAAGGATGCATTATGGCACCGACATTAAAATGGACCGGGGCGATACCATTGTGGCGTCGCAAAGCGGTACTGTGGTTCGCGCAGGTTGGGGAACAGGCTGGGGAAACCTGATTGTACTTCAGCATAAAAATAATATTGAAACGTATTATGCCCATCAAACAAGGTTTTTGGTGAAAGAGGGAGACTGGGTGCAAAAAGGCGAACCCATTGGTCTGGCTGGAAGTACGGGCAGAGCTCGTGGAGTTCACCTGCATTTTGAAATGCGTGAAGACGGCCAGGCATTTGATCCGGAACTGGTTTTTGATTTTAAAAATGAGAAAATCAGAGAAGATGCTTTTGAAATGGAAACTTTGCTTGCTTTGCACAAAAAGTTAAAACCCAAAGGATACTCTACAAATGTTGCGGTGCCCGAATTTTATAAAGTTCGCTCGGGCGATTCCTTGTGGGTAATATCGCGAAAATTCAAAACACCGATCAACGAAATTTGCCGTTTAAACCGGATTTCAGAGAATTCGACTTTGCAGATTGGGCAACCATTGAAGTTGTATTAG
- a CDS encoding DUF423 domain-containing protein: MSKTILMSASAMLVLAVALGAFGAHGLKAHLSAELMQTYKTAVEYHFYHALGLLLLGVLSLTMPSNLINWAALFLFVGIVLFSGSLYVLAISGIKWLGAITPLGGLSFIAGWILLFVAAWKKLPL, translated from the coding sequence ATGAGTAAAACAATATTAATGAGTGCTTCGGCAATGTTGGTTCTTGCGGTTGCTCTGGGTGCATTTGGGGCACACGGATTAAAAGCTCACCTTTCCGCTGAGCTGATGCAAACCTATAAAACAGCAGTGGAATACCATTTTTATCATGCACTGGGCTTGCTTTTACTGGGCGTTCTTTCGCTAACAATGCCATCAAACCTGATCAACTGGGCAGCTTTGTTTTTATTTGTTGGTATTGTTTTGTTTTCGGGGAGTTTATATGTGCTGGCCATAAGCGGAATTAAATGGCTGGGTGCAATTACTCCGCTTGGCGGACTTAGTTTTATTGCCGGCTGGATACTGTTATTTGTAGCTGCATGGAAAAAACTTCCGTTGTAA
- a CDS encoding zinc-binding dehydrogenase: protein MKTKAVRLYGKKDLRLEEFELPKIKDDEILAKVVSDSICMSSYKAATQGTDHKRVPNDVAENPIIIGHEFSGEIVEVGAKWANKFKAGQKYSIQPAIYYEDGPVGVLSAPGYSYQHIGGDATYVIIPKDVLDQDCLLAYDGPGFYPASLAEPLSCVIGAMHANYHTTPGSYVHKMEIVQGGKMAILAGVGPMGLAAINYVISRTDRKPSLMVVTDISQERLDRAADIFPQKWAKENGIELVYMNTGNVDDPVAALKELSGGTGYDDVFAFAPVAPVIEQGDAILANDGCLNFFAGPSNTEFSAKMNFYNVHYASTHIVGTSGGNNDDMVEALDCMSKGLDPAGLVTHVGGLNSVISTTLDLPNIPGGKKLVYTHKNLPLTAISDFEKLGKENPFYAELAKIVAKTKGLWNVEAEAYLLENAPEV, encoded by the coding sequence ATGAAAACAAAAGCAGTACGATTATACGGCAAAAAAGATTTGCGTTTGGAAGAGTTTGAACTTCCGAAAATAAAAGACGATGAGATTTTGGCAAAAGTAGTAAGCGACAGTATTTGCATGTCGAGCTACAAGGCGGCAACACAGGGAACCGACCACAAACGTGTTCCAAACGATGTGGCTGAAAATCCAATTATCATTGGTCACGAGTTCAGTGGCGAAATTGTGGAAGTTGGTGCCAAGTGGGCTAATAAATTTAAAGCAGGCCAGAAATATTCTATTCAGCCGGCCATTTATTACGAAGATGGTCCGGTTGGTGTTTTAAGCGCACCTGGTTATTCGTACCAGCACATTGGTGGTGATGCCACTTATGTGATTATTCCAAAAGATGTACTCGATCAGGATTGTTTGCTTGCTTATGACGGCCCCGGTTTTTACCCCGCATCGTTGGCCGAACCATTGAGTTGTGTGATTGGTGCTATGCATGCCAATTACCACACCACACCGGGTTCGTATGTGCACAAAATGGAAATTGTACAGGGTGGTAAAATGGCCATTCTGGCAGGAGTAGGCCCGATGGGACTGGCAGCAATTAATTATGTAATCAGTCGCACCGACCGCAAACCTTCATTAATGGTGGTTACCGATATTTCACAGGAACGTTTGGATCGTGCAGCAGATATTTTCCCGCAAAAATGGGCAAAAGAAAATGGTATTGAACTGGTTTACATGAATACCGGAAATGTTGATGATCCGGTGGCAGCACTGAAAGAACTTTCGGGCGGAACCGGCTACGACGATGTATTTGCCTTTGCTCCGGTGGCTCCTGTAATTGAACAAGGAGATGCCATTTTAGCAAACGATGGTTGTTTGAACTTTTTTGCCGGACCAAGCAACACAGAGTTTTCCGCAAAAATGAATTTTTACAACGTGCACTACGCATCAACTCACATTGTTGGTACATCGGGTGGTAACAACGACGACATGGTTGAGGCCCTGGATTGTATGAGCAAAGGACTCGATCCTGCAGGTTTGGTTACGCATGTTGGTGGTTTAAATTCAGTTATCAGTACCACGCTCGATCTTCCAAATATTCCGGGAGGGAAAAAACTGGTTTATACCCACAAAAATTTACCGCTAACAGCTATTTCTGATTTTGAAAAATTGGGAAAAGAAAATCCGTTTTATGCTGAGCTGGCCAAAATTGTTGCCAAAACAAAAGGGCTTTGGAACGTAGAAGCAGAAGCATATTTACTGGAAAATGCACCTGAAGTTTAA